One region of Acidimicrobiales bacterium genomic DNA includes:
- a CDS encoding patatin-like phospholipase family protein, translating into MPLPDGGVKRSLIMAGGGTKVAFQAGVLQVWIDEAGIEFHHADGASGGVFNLAMWCQGMTGTEIADAWRRMRPLRGVQPAFADWLRLPYARSLFRLDRFRRNVFPDWGLDWHAIRTTTREATFNLYDFTHHEQVVHTPDRMDEDLLVSAVSLPMWFPPVRTEGATWIDAVFATDANLEEAIRRGADELWVVWTVSERGEWNDGFVAQYFQMIEAMANAQLRAVLRRVDASNDAIADGRPGEFGRPITVHLLAGEVPLHYLMNFTRDRMAAAVARGVQAARAWCDERGIERSSPPAAPADPSRPPVGVRFTEHMAGPAALDESDPVTGRLRGEADGTRLGFRLTISVDDLDRFVTDPELAATAVGSVECEALGGRLPVERGEFNLFVDEGDPADKRMLYRLWFRDAAGHRLRLDGHKLVHDEPGLDVWRDTTTLYTTVSRLGDDGEASDGPPVMAGVLRITPASFARQLTTFRATAPTAAARARAISRFGRLFVGSLWDVYAREVLAASPL; encoded by the coding sequence GTGCCCCTTCCTGACGGCGGCGTCAAGCGGTCGCTGATCATGGCCGGCGGCGGCACGAAGGTGGCGTTCCAGGCCGGCGTCCTCCAGGTCTGGATCGACGAGGCCGGCATCGAGTTCCACCACGCCGACGGCGCCTCGGGCGGCGTGTTCAACCTGGCCATGTGGTGCCAGGGGATGACCGGCACCGAGATCGCCGACGCCTGGCGGCGCATGCGGCCGCTCCGCGGCGTGCAGCCGGCGTTCGCCGACTGGCTGCGGCTGCCCTACGCCCGGTCGCTGTTCCGCCTCGACCGCTTCCGGCGCAACGTGTTCCCCGACTGGGGCCTCGACTGGCACGCCATCCGCACGACGACGCGGGAGGCGACGTTCAACCTCTACGACTTCACCCACCACGAGCAGGTGGTGCACACGCCCGACCGGATGGACGAGGACCTCCTCGTGTCGGCCGTGTCCCTCCCCATGTGGTTCCCGCCGGTGCGCACCGAGGGCGCCACGTGGATCGACGCCGTGTTCGCCACCGACGCCAACCTCGAGGAGGCCATCCGCCGGGGCGCCGACGAGCTGTGGGTGGTGTGGACGGTGAGCGAGCGGGGGGAGTGGAACGACGGCTTCGTCGCCCAGTACTTCCAGATGATCGAGGCGATGGCCAACGCCCAGCTGCGGGCCGTGCTGCGCCGCGTCGACGCCAGCAACGACGCCATCGCCGACGGCCGGCCGGGCGAGTTCGGCCGCCCGATCACCGTGCACCTCCTCGCCGGCGAGGTGCCGCTGCACTACCTCATGAACTTCACGAGGGACCGCATGGCCGCGGCCGTCGCCCGCGGCGTGCAGGCGGCGCGGGCGTGGTGCGACGAGCGGGGGATCGAGCGCTCCTCGCCGCCGGCGGCGCCGGCCGACCCGTCCCGCCCGCCGGTCGGCGTGCGCTTCACCGAGCACATGGCCGGGCCGGCCGCCCTGGACGAGAGCGACCCCGTGACCGGGCGGCTGCGGGGCGAGGCCGACGGCACCCGGCTCGGGTTCCGCCTCACGATCTCGGTCGACGACCTCGACCGGTTCGTCACCGACCCCGAGCTCGCGGCGACGGCCGTCGGGTCCGTCGAGTGCGAGGCGCTCGGCGGGCGGCTGCCGGTCGAGCGGGGCGAGTTCAACCTGTTCGTCGACGAGGGCGACCCCGCCGACAAGCGCATGCTCTACCGGCTGTGGTTCCGCGACGCCGCCGGCCACCGCCTCCGCCTCGACGGGCACAAGCTCGTCCACGACGAGCCCGGCCTCGACGTGTGGCGGGACACGACCACGCTGTACACCACGGTCTCCCGCCTCGGCGACGACGGCGAGGCCTCGGACGGGCCGCCGGTGATGGCCGGCGTGCTGCGCATCACCCCGGCGTCGTTCGCCCGCCAGCTCACGACGTTCCGGGCCACGGCGCCGACGGCGGCGGCCCGGGCGCGGGCCATCTCCCGGTTCGGCCGGCTGTTCGTCGGCAGCCTCTGGGACGTCTACGCGCGCGAGGTGCTGGCCGCCTCGCCGCTGTGA